One stretch of Rhinolophus ferrumequinum isolate MPI-CBG mRhiFer1 chromosome 3, mRhiFer1_v1.p, whole genome shotgun sequence DNA includes these proteins:
- the TPBG gene encoding trophoblast glycoprotein: protein MPGGCSRGPAAGDARLRLARLALVLLGWISSSSLTSSATSSTSSASFLASLVSAQPPLLGQCPPPCECSEAARTVKCVNRNLAEVPADLPPYVRNLFLTGNQLSVLPAGAFARRPPLAELAALNLSGSHLKEVRAGAFEHLPSLRQLDLSHNPLWDLSPFAFCDSNASVSTPSPLVELIMNHIVPLTDESQNRSLQNRSFEGIVAAALRAGQALRGLHRLELASNHFLYLPRDILAQLPSLRHLDLRNNSLVSLTYVSFRNLTHLESLHLEDNALKVLHNGTLAELQGLPQVRVFLDNNPWVCDCHMVDMVAWLKETDVVQGKARLTCAFPEKMRNRVLLELNNSDLDCDPILPPSLQTSYVFLGIVLALIGAIFLLVLYLNRKGIKKWMHNIRDACRDHMEGYHYRYEINADPRLTNLSSNSDV, encoded by the coding sequence ATGCCTGGAGGGTGCTCCCGGGGCCCCGCCGCCGGGGACGCGCGGCTGCGGCTGGCGCGGTTGGCGCTGGTCCTCCTGGGCTGGATCTCATCGTCCTCACTGACTTCATCGGCGacctcctccacctcctcagCGTCGTTCCTGGCCTCCTTGGTGTCCGCCCAGCCCCCGCTGTTGGGCCAATGCCCCCCGCCGTGCGAGTGTTCCGAGGCGGCACGCACGGTCAAGTGCGTTAATCGCAACCTGGCGGAGGTGCCCGCGGACCTGCCCCCTTATGTGCGCAACCTCTTTCTCACCGGCAACCAGCTGTCGGTGCTCCCTGCGGGCGCCTTCGCCCGCAGACCTCCGCTGGCCGAGTTGGCCGCGCTCAACCTCAGCGGCAGCCACCTGAAGGAGGTGCGCGCCGGCGCCTTCGAACATCTGCCCAGCCTGCGCCAGCTCGACCTCAGCCACAACCCGCTCTGGGACCTCAGCCCCTTCGCTTTCTGCGACAGCAACGCCAGCGTCTCGACCCCTAGCCCCCTGGTGGAACTGATCATGAACCACATCGTGCCCCTTACGGACGAATCGCAGAACAGGAGCCTGCAGAACAGGAGCTTCGAGGGTATTGTGGCTGCGGCCCTACGAGCTGGCCAGGCGCTGCGTGGGCTTCACCGCCTGGAGCTGGCCAGCAACCACTTCCTCTACCTGCCCCGCGACATACTGGCCCAACTGCCCAGCCTCAGGCACCTGGACCTACGCAACAACTCCCTGGTGAGCCTGACTTATGTGTCCTTCCGCAACCTGACACACCTAGAAAGCCTCCACCTGGAAGACAACGCCCTCAAAGTCCTTCACAATGGCACCCTGGCAGAGTTGCAAGGCCTGCCCCAAGTCAGGGTCTTCCTGGACAACAATCCCTGGGTGTGTGACTGCCACATGGTGGACATGGTGGCCTGGCTGAAGGAGACAGATGTAGTGCAGGGCAAAGCCAGGCTCACCTGTGCATTCCCGGAAAAAATGAGGAATCGGGTCCTCTTGGAACTCAACAACTCTGACCTGGACTGTGATCCTatcctccctccatccctgcaGACTTCTTATGTCTTCCTAGGTATTGTTTTAGCCCTGATAGGCGCCATTTTCCTACTGGTGTTATATTTGAACCGCAAGGGGATAAAAAAGTGGATGCATAACATCAGAGATGCCTGCAGGGATCACATGGAAGGGTATCATTACAGATATGAAATCAATGCAGACCCCAGGTTAACAAACCTCAGTTCTAACTCGGATGTCTGA